A single window of Vigna radiata var. radiata cultivar VC1973A chromosome 4, Vradiata_ver6, whole genome shotgun sequence DNA harbors:
- the LOC106759541 gene encoding probable disease resistance protein At4g27220 isoform X2, translating into MGRPKDEYYWNQVDREEDGGLKCKHCGLKFKGGVSRIKAHIDLIEGKGIRICPTSPKCITSSDHSHQDINAITLSQGVESNLEMDGGASTSLAASFEGNEEQCDTGVLTTLQSKLDELRSDLTREEKDIQGQLQLLESHGKRCKRKVDLWLNEIQNMKQRAIDMKNSLNQFRCSDFYVPQGEMYSAEESQKKIQHLTEEIQKHKKLKPLVLSNEYFGRKFEKNVETLWKLMRDDRVFIIGIYGMGGVGKTFLAKYMQSEIKRTKTFENVLWFTVPYSFSIFSLQEDIAKIIKVRFHTYDETERAMILTKELEKRGNIILILDDVWRYVDLEMVGISLRINGIKLIITSRLRDIFQQMDCLSINIIEVSPFYYYHHYNSCDIYYRNDYDDDSDEDDDKYDEALKLFLLKLGSYGTPLTLSPEVRDIVRYVVKECDGLPLGISVMAQTMKGKTDIHWWRRVQNKFDKLKMGVEMQDKVFTVLRRSYFNLKEKDWQKCFLYIALLPNFMRRNCLIKKLVDTGQLEGNGSLEEIFDEANVLVDKLVNDSLLEANKEKEIKHLSSYKNDLVLSMHGLVRKMALNILKQSVNNMMIKCNGNMTKIPYTEKWATDLEVVSLAHNNIQVIPEGTSPNCPRLSTLLLFENSIYHIPECFFAHMEALKTLDLSKNKSLTCLPHSLSNLTSLTSLMLHECSELNYIPPLGELHSLLRLQISSCSIKAPPQGLENLINLKWLDLSMNKNLKLVPGSFLPSLTKIHYLDLLGCAGGIEVEDVKGMTMLECFAGTFVVQDNYKDNFSRYVREILDSTNGPQTYFINLDNKRNMSTLIEYPFSRFKDRTMSFSDCKELIHFLPRDLLKLELKYNDHWICLCYGLSSYDNSLLEEIRIYDWKKLKSLFCSSCYLCTDIKNLQSLNLNCLESLTVICKKLPENDMFSSLKTLCVHKCHQMKILLTSKLVRQLQNLESITVSHCNSIEQIFGVAYDKDKDEEDENEDYEDDEGDSNIIILRKLTWLSITYLPQLKTVYKGILICTSGFKSSIENCPQLCKPRIEYEAS; encoded by the exons ATGGGTAGGCCAAAAGATGAGTACTACTGGAATCAAGTTGATAGAGAAGAAGATGGTGGCTTGAAGTGTAAGCATTGTGGACTGAAATTCAAAGGAGGAGTTTCAAGAATTAAAGCACATATTGATCTAATAGAAGGAAAAGGCATTCGTATATGCCCCACATCTCCCAAATGTATCACATCTTCAGATCATTCCCATCAAGATATCAATGCCATCACTCTATCACAAG GGGTAGAAAGTAATTTAGAAATGGATGGTGGTGCAAGTACATCATTAGCTGCTTCATTTGAAG GTAACGAAGAACAATGTGATACTGGTGTTTTAACTACTTTGCAAAGTAAATTAGATGAGTTGAGGTCCGATCTAACACGTGAAGAAAAGGACATTCAGGGACAATTACAATTGCTGGAGTCACATGGCAAGAGGTGCAAGAGAAAGGTTGacctttggttgaatgaaataCAAAACATGAAACAAAGAGCTATTGATATGAAAAACTCACTGAATCAGTTTCGGTGCTCTGACTTTTATGTACCACAAGGAGAAATGTATTCGGCTGAAGAATCgcaaaagaaaatacaacatTTGACTGAAGAAATTCAAAAGCATAAGAAATTGAAGCCTCTGGTGTTGTCTAATGAATATTTTGGTaggaaatttgagaaaaatgttGAGACGTTGTGGAAGCTTATGAGAGATGATCGAGTTTTCATCATTGGCATATATGGAATGGGGGGAGTGGGAAAAACATTCCTAGCAAAGTACATGCAGAGTGAGATAAAAAGGACCAAAACTTTCGAGAATGTCTTATGGTTCACTGTTCCttattctttttccattttcagtTTGCAAGAGGacattgcaaaaataataaaggtaAGGTTTCACACCTACGATGAGACCGAAAGAGCAATGATTTTGACCAAAGAGTTAGAAAAAAGAGGAAACATAATACTTATTTTGGATGATGTATGGAGATATGTTGACTTAGAAATGGTAGGAATTTCTCTCAGAATAAATGGTATTAAATTGATCATCACAAGTCGGTTGAGAGATATCTTCCAACAGATGGATTGTCTATCCATTAATATAATAGAAGTGAGCCCTTtctattattatcatcattataatTCCTGTGATATTTATTATCGtaatgattatgatgatgattctgatgaggATGACGATAAATATGACGAAGCTTTGAAGTTATTTTTGCTGAAACTTGGATCCTATGGGACACCCTTAACACTTTCCCCTGAAGTGCGGGATATTGTAAGATATGTTGTAAAGGAGTGTGATGGTTTACCCCTTGGAATCAGTGTGATGGCTCAAACCATGAAAGGGAAAACTGATATCCATTGGTGGAGACGTGTGcaaaataaatttgacaaaTTGAAAATGGGAGTAGAGATGCAGGATAAAGTTTTCACTGTATTAAGAAGGagctattttaatttaaaagaaaaggactGGCAAAAGTGTTTCTTGTATATTGCATTGCTACCTAATTTTATGCGTAGAAACTGTTTGATTAAGAAGCTTGTTGATACAGGACAATTAGAGGGAAACGGGAGTTTGGAAGAAATATTTGACGAGGCAAATGTCTTAGTCGATAAGCTCGTAAACGATTCTTTATTGGAGGCGAACAAGGAGAAGGAAATAAAGCATCTTTCATCATATAAAAATGATTTGGTATTGTCAATGCATGGTTTAGTGAGGAAAATGGCGTTGAATATCTTGAAGCAGAGTGTCAATAACATGATGATAAAATGTAATGGAAATATGACAAAAATACCTTACACTGAGAAATGGGCAACTGATTTGGAAGTAGTTTCTCTTGCTCATAACAATATACAAGTAATTCCAGAGGGAACATCTCCAAATTGTCCACGCCTCTCGACCTtgcttttatttgaaaattccATTTACCATATTCCAGAGTGTTTCTTCGCTCACATGGAGGCTCTAAAGACACTTgatttatcaaaaaataaatcCTTAACATGTTTGCCTCATTCGCTATCTAATTTGACGTCTCTCACTTCCTTAATGCTCCATGAATGTTcagaattaaattatatacCTCCACTGGGAGAGCTACATTCATTGTTAAGGTTACAGATTTCAAGTTGCTCCATCAAAGCACCGCCGCAAGGTTTAGAAAATCTAATAAACTTGAAATGGCTAGATCTGTCCATGAATAAGAATTTGAAGTTAGTACCAGGAAGTTTTCTCCCTAGTTTGACGAAAATTCATTACCTTGATCTTTTGGGTTGTGCAGGAGGCATAGAAGTAGAAGATGTAAAGGGAATGACTATGCTGGAATGTTTTGCGGGAACCTTTGTCGTTCAAGATAATTACAAGGATAATTTCAGCCGTTATGTGCGAGAAATCTTAGACAGTACTAATGGACCTCAAACTTATTTCATTAATCTAGACAATAAGCGTAATATGTCTACTTTAATTGAATATCCTTTTTCCAGATTTAAGGATAGAACTATGAGTTTTAGTGATTGCAAAGAATTGATACATTTTCTCCCAAGAGATCTTCTGAAATTAGAATTGAAGTACAATGATCATTGGATATGCTTATGCTATGGTCTGTCATCATATGATAATTCTCTTCTGGAGGAAATTCGCATTTATGATTGGAAAAAACTCAAGAGCTTGTTTTGTTCATCTTGTTACTTATGCACCGATATCAAAAACCTTCAATCTTTGAACCTTAATTGTTTAGAGAGTTTAACTGTCATTTGCAAGAAATTGCCTGAGAATGACATGTTCTCTAGTCTCAAAACCTTGTGTGTCCACAAATGTCATCAAATGAAGATTTTGCTGACATCAAAATTAGTGCGACAACTTCAAAATCTAGAGTCTATAACCGTGTCACACTGCAATTCAATTGAACAAATATTTGGAGTGGCTTATGATAAAgacaaagatgaagaagatgaaaatgaagatt atgaagatgatgaaggtGATAGTAACATAATTATACTTCGTAAGTTGACGTGGTTGAGCATCACATATTTACCGCAACTAAAGACCGTGTATAAGGGAATTTTAATTTGTACATCTGGATTTAAATCATCCATAGAAAATTGTCCCCAATTATGTAAACCCAGAATAGAATATGAGGCTTCATGA
- the LOC106759541 gene encoding probable disease resistance protein At4g27220 isoform X3 → MPSLYHKIFFFFVYISCIEGVESNLEMDGGASTSLAASFEGNEEQCDTGVLTTLQSKLDELRSDLTREEKDIQGQLQLLESHGKRCKRKVDLWLNEIQNMKQRAIDMKNSLNQFRCSDFYVPQGEMYSAEESQKKIQHLTEEIQKHKKLKPLVLSNEYFGRKFEKNVETLWKLMRDDRVFIIGIYGMGGVGKTFLAKYMQSEIKRTKTFENVLWFTVPYSFSIFSLQEDIAKIIKVRFHTYDETERAMILTKELEKRGNIILILDDVWRYVDLEMVGISLRINGIKLIITSRLRDIFQQMDCLSINIIEVSPFYYYHHYNSCDIYYRNDYDDDSDEDDDKYDEALKLFLLKLGSYGTPLTLSPEVRDIVRYVVKECDGLPLGISVMAQTMKGKTDIHWWRRVQNKFDKLKMGVEMQDKVFTVLRRSYFNLKEKDWQKCFLYIALLPNFMRRNCLIKKLVDTGQLEGNGSLEEIFDEANVLVDKLVNDSLLEANKEKEIKHLSSYKNDLVLSMHGLVRKMALNILKQSVNNMMIKCNGNMTKIPYTEKWATDLEVVSLAHNNIQVIPEGTSPNCPRLSTLLLFENSIYHIPECFFAHMEALKTLDLSKNKSLTCLPHSLSNLTSLTSLMLHECSELNYIPPLGELHSLLRLQISSCSIKAPPQGLENLINLKWLDLSMNKNLKLVPGSFLPSLTKIHYLDLLGCAGGIEVEDVKGMTMLECFAGTFVVQDNYKDNFSRYVREILDSTNGPQTYFINLDNKRNMSTLIEYPFSRFKDRTMSFSDCKELIHFLPRDLLKLELKYNDHWICLCYGLSSYDNSLLEEIRIYDWKKLKSLFCSSCYLCTDIKNLQSLNLNCLESLTVICKKLPENDMFSSLKTLCVHKCHQMKILLTSKLVRQLQNLESITVSHCNSIEQIFGVAYDKDKDEEDENEDYEDEEDENEDYEDEDDEGDSNIIILRKLTWLSITYLPQLKTVYKGILICTSGFKSSIENCPQLCKPRIEYEAS, encoded by the exons ATGCCATCACTCTATCACAAG attttttttttttttgtctacaTCTCTTGCATTGAAGGGGTAGAAAGTAATTTAGAAATGGATGGTGGTGCAAGTACATCATTAGCTGCTTCATTTGAAG GTAACGAAGAACAATGTGATACTGGTGTTTTAACTACTTTGCAAAGTAAATTAGATGAGTTGAGGTCCGATCTAACACGTGAAGAAAAGGACATTCAGGGACAATTACAATTGCTGGAGTCACATGGCAAGAGGTGCAAGAGAAAGGTTGacctttggttgaatgaaataCAAAACATGAAACAAAGAGCTATTGATATGAAAAACTCACTGAATCAGTTTCGGTGCTCTGACTTTTATGTACCACAAGGAGAAATGTATTCGGCTGAAGAATCgcaaaagaaaatacaacatTTGACTGAAGAAATTCAAAAGCATAAGAAATTGAAGCCTCTGGTGTTGTCTAATGAATATTTTGGTaggaaatttgagaaaaatgttGAGACGTTGTGGAAGCTTATGAGAGATGATCGAGTTTTCATCATTGGCATATATGGAATGGGGGGAGTGGGAAAAACATTCCTAGCAAAGTACATGCAGAGTGAGATAAAAAGGACCAAAACTTTCGAGAATGTCTTATGGTTCACTGTTCCttattctttttccattttcagtTTGCAAGAGGacattgcaaaaataataaaggtaAGGTTTCACACCTACGATGAGACCGAAAGAGCAATGATTTTGACCAAAGAGTTAGAAAAAAGAGGAAACATAATACTTATTTTGGATGATGTATGGAGATATGTTGACTTAGAAATGGTAGGAATTTCTCTCAGAATAAATGGTATTAAATTGATCATCACAAGTCGGTTGAGAGATATCTTCCAACAGATGGATTGTCTATCCATTAATATAATAGAAGTGAGCCCTTtctattattatcatcattataatTCCTGTGATATTTATTATCGtaatgattatgatgatgattctgatgaggATGACGATAAATATGACGAAGCTTTGAAGTTATTTTTGCTGAAACTTGGATCCTATGGGACACCCTTAACACTTTCCCCTGAAGTGCGGGATATTGTAAGATATGTTGTAAAGGAGTGTGATGGTTTACCCCTTGGAATCAGTGTGATGGCTCAAACCATGAAAGGGAAAACTGATATCCATTGGTGGAGACGTGTGcaaaataaatttgacaaaTTGAAAATGGGAGTAGAGATGCAGGATAAAGTTTTCACTGTATTAAGAAGGagctattttaatttaaaagaaaaggactGGCAAAAGTGTTTCTTGTATATTGCATTGCTACCTAATTTTATGCGTAGAAACTGTTTGATTAAGAAGCTTGTTGATACAGGACAATTAGAGGGAAACGGGAGTTTGGAAGAAATATTTGACGAGGCAAATGTCTTAGTCGATAAGCTCGTAAACGATTCTTTATTGGAGGCGAACAAGGAGAAGGAAATAAAGCATCTTTCATCATATAAAAATGATTTGGTATTGTCAATGCATGGTTTAGTGAGGAAAATGGCGTTGAATATCTTGAAGCAGAGTGTCAATAACATGATGATAAAATGTAATGGAAATATGACAAAAATACCTTACACTGAGAAATGGGCAACTGATTTGGAAGTAGTTTCTCTTGCTCATAACAATATACAAGTAATTCCAGAGGGAACATCTCCAAATTGTCCACGCCTCTCGACCTtgcttttatttgaaaattccATTTACCATATTCCAGAGTGTTTCTTCGCTCACATGGAGGCTCTAAAGACACTTgatttatcaaaaaataaatcCTTAACATGTTTGCCTCATTCGCTATCTAATTTGACGTCTCTCACTTCCTTAATGCTCCATGAATGTTcagaattaaattatatacCTCCACTGGGAGAGCTACATTCATTGTTAAGGTTACAGATTTCAAGTTGCTCCATCAAAGCACCGCCGCAAGGTTTAGAAAATCTAATAAACTTGAAATGGCTAGATCTGTCCATGAATAAGAATTTGAAGTTAGTACCAGGAAGTTTTCTCCCTAGTTTGACGAAAATTCATTACCTTGATCTTTTGGGTTGTGCAGGAGGCATAGAAGTAGAAGATGTAAAGGGAATGACTATGCTGGAATGTTTTGCGGGAACCTTTGTCGTTCAAGATAATTACAAGGATAATTTCAGCCGTTATGTGCGAGAAATCTTAGACAGTACTAATGGACCTCAAACTTATTTCATTAATCTAGACAATAAGCGTAATATGTCTACTTTAATTGAATATCCTTTTTCCAGATTTAAGGATAGAACTATGAGTTTTAGTGATTGCAAAGAATTGATACATTTTCTCCCAAGAGATCTTCTGAAATTAGAATTGAAGTACAATGATCATTGGATATGCTTATGCTATGGTCTGTCATCATATGATAATTCTCTTCTGGAGGAAATTCGCATTTATGATTGGAAAAAACTCAAGAGCTTGTTTTGTTCATCTTGTTACTTATGCACCGATATCAAAAACCTTCAATCTTTGAACCTTAATTGTTTAGAGAGTTTAACTGTCATTTGCAAGAAATTGCCTGAGAATGACATGTTCTCTAGTCTCAAAACCTTGTGTGTCCACAAATGTCATCAAATGAAGATTTTGCTGACATCAAAATTAGTGCGACAACTTCAAAATCTAGAGTCTATAACCGTGTCACACTGCAATTCAATTGAACAAATATTTGGAGTGGCTTATGATAAAgacaaagatgaagaagatgaaaatgaagattatgaagatgaagaagatgaaaatgaagattatgaagatgaagatgatgaaggtGATAGTAACATAATTATACTTCGTAAGTTGACGTGGTTGAGCATCACATATTTACCGCAACTAAAGACCGTGTATAAGGGAATTTTAATTTGTACATCTGGATTTAAATCATCCATAGAAAATTGTCCCCAATTATGTAAACCCAGAATAGAATATGAGGCTTCATGA
- the LOC106759541 gene encoding probable disease resistance protein At4g27220 isoform X1: MGRPKDEYYWNQVDREEDGGLKCKHCGLKFKGGVSRIKAHIDLIEGKGIRICPTSPKCITSSDHSHQDINAITLSQGVESNLEMDGGASTSLAASFEGNEEQCDTGVLTTLQSKLDELRSDLTREEKDIQGQLQLLESHGKRCKRKVDLWLNEIQNMKQRAIDMKNSLNQFRCSDFYVPQGEMYSAEESQKKIQHLTEEIQKHKKLKPLVLSNEYFGRKFEKNVETLWKLMRDDRVFIIGIYGMGGVGKTFLAKYMQSEIKRTKTFENVLWFTVPYSFSIFSLQEDIAKIIKVRFHTYDETERAMILTKELEKRGNIILILDDVWRYVDLEMVGISLRINGIKLIITSRLRDIFQQMDCLSINIIEVSPFYYYHHYNSCDIYYRNDYDDDSDEDDDKYDEALKLFLLKLGSYGTPLTLSPEVRDIVRYVVKECDGLPLGISVMAQTMKGKTDIHWWRRVQNKFDKLKMGVEMQDKVFTVLRRSYFNLKEKDWQKCFLYIALLPNFMRRNCLIKKLVDTGQLEGNGSLEEIFDEANVLVDKLVNDSLLEANKEKEIKHLSSYKNDLVLSMHGLVRKMALNILKQSVNNMMIKCNGNMTKIPYTEKWATDLEVVSLAHNNIQVIPEGTSPNCPRLSTLLLFENSIYHIPECFFAHMEALKTLDLSKNKSLTCLPHSLSNLTSLTSLMLHECSELNYIPPLGELHSLLRLQISSCSIKAPPQGLENLINLKWLDLSMNKNLKLVPGSFLPSLTKIHYLDLLGCAGGIEVEDVKGMTMLECFAGTFVVQDNYKDNFSRYVREILDSTNGPQTYFINLDNKRNMSTLIEYPFSRFKDRTMSFSDCKELIHFLPRDLLKLELKYNDHWICLCYGLSSYDNSLLEEIRIYDWKKLKSLFCSSCYLCTDIKNLQSLNLNCLESLTVICKKLPENDMFSSLKTLCVHKCHQMKILLTSKLVRQLQNLESITVSHCNSIEQIFGVAYDKDKDEEDENEDYEDEEDENEDYEDEDDEGDSNIIILRKLTWLSITYLPQLKTVYKGILICTSGFKSSIENCPQLCKPRIEYEAS; encoded by the exons ATGGGTAGGCCAAAAGATGAGTACTACTGGAATCAAGTTGATAGAGAAGAAGATGGTGGCTTGAAGTGTAAGCATTGTGGACTGAAATTCAAAGGAGGAGTTTCAAGAATTAAAGCACATATTGATCTAATAGAAGGAAAAGGCATTCGTATATGCCCCACATCTCCCAAATGTATCACATCTTCAGATCATTCCCATCAAGATATCAATGCCATCACTCTATCACAAG GGGTAGAAAGTAATTTAGAAATGGATGGTGGTGCAAGTACATCATTAGCTGCTTCATTTGAAG GTAACGAAGAACAATGTGATACTGGTGTTTTAACTACTTTGCAAAGTAAATTAGATGAGTTGAGGTCCGATCTAACACGTGAAGAAAAGGACATTCAGGGACAATTACAATTGCTGGAGTCACATGGCAAGAGGTGCAAGAGAAAGGTTGacctttggttgaatgaaataCAAAACATGAAACAAAGAGCTATTGATATGAAAAACTCACTGAATCAGTTTCGGTGCTCTGACTTTTATGTACCACAAGGAGAAATGTATTCGGCTGAAGAATCgcaaaagaaaatacaacatTTGACTGAAGAAATTCAAAAGCATAAGAAATTGAAGCCTCTGGTGTTGTCTAATGAATATTTTGGTaggaaatttgagaaaaatgttGAGACGTTGTGGAAGCTTATGAGAGATGATCGAGTTTTCATCATTGGCATATATGGAATGGGGGGAGTGGGAAAAACATTCCTAGCAAAGTACATGCAGAGTGAGATAAAAAGGACCAAAACTTTCGAGAATGTCTTATGGTTCACTGTTCCttattctttttccattttcagtTTGCAAGAGGacattgcaaaaataataaaggtaAGGTTTCACACCTACGATGAGACCGAAAGAGCAATGATTTTGACCAAAGAGTTAGAAAAAAGAGGAAACATAATACTTATTTTGGATGATGTATGGAGATATGTTGACTTAGAAATGGTAGGAATTTCTCTCAGAATAAATGGTATTAAATTGATCATCACAAGTCGGTTGAGAGATATCTTCCAACAGATGGATTGTCTATCCATTAATATAATAGAAGTGAGCCCTTtctattattatcatcattataatTCCTGTGATATTTATTATCGtaatgattatgatgatgattctgatgaggATGACGATAAATATGACGAAGCTTTGAAGTTATTTTTGCTGAAACTTGGATCCTATGGGACACCCTTAACACTTTCCCCTGAAGTGCGGGATATTGTAAGATATGTTGTAAAGGAGTGTGATGGTTTACCCCTTGGAATCAGTGTGATGGCTCAAACCATGAAAGGGAAAACTGATATCCATTGGTGGAGACGTGTGcaaaataaatttgacaaaTTGAAAATGGGAGTAGAGATGCAGGATAAAGTTTTCACTGTATTAAGAAGGagctattttaatttaaaagaaaaggactGGCAAAAGTGTTTCTTGTATATTGCATTGCTACCTAATTTTATGCGTAGAAACTGTTTGATTAAGAAGCTTGTTGATACAGGACAATTAGAGGGAAACGGGAGTTTGGAAGAAATATTTGACGAGGCAAATGTCTTAGTCGATAAGCTCGTAAACGATTCTTTATTGGAGGCGAACAAGGAGAAGGAAATAAAGCATCTTTCATCATATAAAAATGATTTGGTATTGTCAATGCATGGTTTAGTGAGGAAAATGGCGTTGAATATCTTGAAGCAGAGTGTCAATAACATGATGATAAAATGTAATGGAAATATGACAAAAATACCTTACACTGAGAAATGGGCAACTGATTTGGAAGTAGTTTCTCTTGCTCATAACAATATACAAGTAATTCCAGAGGGAACATCTCCAAATTGTCCACGCCTCTCGACCTtgcttttatttgaaaattccATTTACCATATTCCAGAGTGTTTCTTCGCTCACATGGAGGCTCTAAAGACACTTgatttatcaaaaaataaatcCTTAACATGTTTGCCTCATTCGCTATCTAATTTGACGTCTCTCACTTCCTTAATGCTCCATGAATGTTcagaattaaattatatacCTCCACTGGGAGAGCTACATTCATTGTTAAGGTTACAGATTTCAAGTTGCTCCATCAAAGCACCGCCGCAAGGTTTAGAAAATCTAATAAACTTGAAATGGCTAGATCTGTCCATGAATAAGAATTTGAAGTTAGTACCAGGAAGTTTTCTCCCTAGTTTGACGAAAATTCATTACCTTGATCTTTTGGGTTGTGCAGGAGGCATAGAAGTAGAAGATGTAAAGGGAATGACTATGCTGGAATGTTTTGCGGGAACCTTTGTCGTTCAAGATAATTACAAGGATAATTTCAGCCGTTATGTGCGAGAAATCTTAGACAGTACTAATGGACCTCAAACTTATTTCATTAATCTAGACAATAAGCGTAATATGTCTACTTTAATTGAATATCCTTTTTCCAGATTTAAGGATAGAACTATGAGTTTTAGTGATTGCAAAGAATTGATACATTTTCTCCCAAGAGATCTTCTGAAATTAGAATTGAAGTACAATGATCATTGGATATGCTTATGCTATGGTCTGTCATCATATGATAATTCTCTTCTGGAGGAAATTCGCATTTATGATTGGAAAAAACTCAAGAGCTTGTTTTGTTCATCTTGTTACTTATGCACCGATATCAAAAACCTTCAATCTTTGAACCTTAATTGTTTAGAGAGTTTAACTGTCATTTGCAAGAAATTGCCTGAGAATGACATGTTCTCTAGTCTCAAAACCTTGTGTGTCCACAAATGTCATCAAATGAAGATTTTGCTGACATCAAAATTAGTGCGACAACTTCAAAATCTAGAGTCTATAACCGTGTCACACTGCAATTCAATTGAACAAATATTTGGAGTGGCTTATGATAAAgacaaagatgaagaagatgaaaatgaagattatgaagatgaagaagatgaaaatgaagattatgaagatgaagatgatgaaggtGATAGTAACATAATTATACTTCGTAAGTTGACGTGGTTGAGCATCACATATTTACCGCAACTAAAGACCGTGTATAAGGGAATTTTAATTTGTACATCTGGATTTAAATCATCCATAGAAAATTGTCCCCAATTATGTAAACCCAGAATAGAATATGAGGCTTCATGA